DNA from Dokdonella koreensis DS-123:
GGGCGGCGGCGGTGGCGGGGGTGGTGTCGGCGCCTGGCTGGGCACCGGCGCGACGCTGACCAATACCGGCACGATCGTCGGCGGCACCGGCGGCGAGCGCGGCCTGGATACCTCGGTCTTCCGCGTGACGCACGGCGGCGGCGGCGGCGGCGGTGCCGGCGTCGTGATGGCCGGTGCGACCCTGGTCAACCGCGGTGCGATCGCCGGTGGCGACGGCGGCGCGGGCGACCGCCTCGACATCAGCGGCCGCGGCGGCACGGGCGTGACCGGCACCGGCGCTGCGACGGTGGTCACGTCGGGCCACATCGGCGGCGGCTTGCAGTACGCGCCCGCGGTGCAGCCGCCGGCGCCCGCGATCGAGTTCCTCGGCGGCGGCAACCGCCTGGTGATCGAGCCGGGCGCCCGCTTTGCCGGCACGGTGATCGCGCTGTCGAGCACCGGCCAGGCCGCCGACGTCCTCGCCCTCGGCGGCGCGACGGGCGGCACCCTGGACCTGGCGCAGCTGAGCGCGGCCGACGTGCGCAGCGCGGCGGCCTACCAGGGCTTCGGCGCCTACCGCAAGATCGATGGCGGGACCTGGACCCTGGTCGGCAGCGGCCTTGCCGCGGCCTGGGGCGCGCCACAGCACTGGACGATCGACGCCGGCACCCTGGTGGCCAACGGAAGCCCGGCGGCTACCGGACCGGGCGCCGTGGGGTCGGTGCGGGTGCAGGCCGGCGCCGCGCTGGCCGGCAACGGGACGGTCCATTCGACCGACGTCGCCCACGGCGGCACGCTGGCGCCGGGTGATGCCGCCCTGCCCTACGGCACGCTCGCCGTGCGCGGCGATGTCGGGCTGCAGCCGGGCTCGACGCTGGCGATCCGCAGCGCGACCGGCAGCACCTGCTCTGGCCTGGACGCGACCGGCACGCTGGCCCTCGGCGGCACGCTGCGCGTCAGCTTCGACGCCACGCCGGCCCTGGGTACCTCGTGCACGATCGCGGTCGCCGGCAACGTCACCGGCGCCTTCGCGAAGGTCGTGGCGGCGCCGTCGGTCGGCCTGGTCACCTACCATCCCCAGCGCGTGACGTTCACCGTCATCGGCGACGACCGGCTGTTCGCGGACGACTTCGAGTGAGGCGCCGGCCCTGCCCGCTCGCGGTCAGGCCAGCTCGCGCTGCAGCCACGCGCGCGCCATGCGCCAGTCGCGCACCACGGTCGGCCGGGCGATGGCGAGCACCTCGGCGATCTCCTCCAGTTCCAGCCCGGCGAAGAACTTGAGGTCGACCACGCGGGCCTGGCGTGGGCTGAGCTGCGCCAGGCGATCGAGCACGGCATCGAGGCCGATCAGGTCGGCCTGGGCCGCCGGCAGGTCGATCTCCTCGATCGCCAGCCGCTGGTCGGGATGCGGCCGCTTGTCGGCCTGGCGACGCCGCGCGTAGTCGACCAGCACGCGCCGCATCGCCTGCGCGGCGAGCCCGACGAGCTGGGCCCGGTTGGCCGGATCGACCTGCCGCTGGCCGAGCAGGCGCAGGCAGGCCTCGTTGACCAGGGCGGTGGTCTGCAGGGTATGGCCGTGACGCTCGCCGCGCAGCGCACGCGCCGCCAGGGCCTTGAGCTCGGCATAGACGATCGGCGTGATGCGCTCGGCCGCAGCCGGCTCGCCGGCGCCGCAGCGGGCGAGCAGATCGGCCATCGCGTCGGCAGCGGAAGATTCGGACATCGGAACCCGGACTCGGCCGGCATCGGCACGGCGCGAGGCAGCATAGCAACGATCCCCGCCGGCCAGCACCGGCCACCGGCCGGCCGGGCCGGTCACCGTGCGCGCCGCCGCTGCCGTCGCGCCCGCCCTGTCCGCTACGATTGAACTATAAGTTTCACTAACATGAAATCGATACTTGCATCGACAAACCGATCGCGGCACAGTGCCCTCGGGACCGCCGGCAACCTCCCGTTCGCCGCGACGCAAGGCTCCCGATGGTCATGGAAACGATCCGATTTCGCGACTACCAGATCGACACCGCGCTGCGCGAACTGTGGCATCGCGGCGAACGCGTGGCGCTGACGCCGCGCGCATTCGATTGCCTGGCCTACCTGATCGAACAGCGCGGACGCGCGATCGGCCGCGACGAGCTGATCGCCGCGGTCTGGGGGCGGGTGGACGCCACCGACAACCTGGTCGACCAGATCATCCTGCGCTGCCGCCGGGCCATCGGCGACACCGGCCCGGAACGCTACGCCATCCGCACGATTCCGCGATTCGGCTATGCCTGGATCGCCGACGTGACCGCCACGCCGGCGCCAGCGCCTTCCCGCCGGGCCGCCGCGCGACCGGCCGGCCGGGTCCACCCGCTGGCCGGGCGCCTGCGCGCGCGATGGTCGCAGGTCCGCGAGCGGGCAGGCCGGTCGATGCGGCGCGCGGCCCGCTGGACCGGCGATGCCCACGCGTGGCGGCACTGGCGGGCGGCCGCGGTGGCGACGCTCGGCCTGCTGGTCGGCAGCGGCACACCGGTGTCGCGACCGCCGCCCGTGCCTGCGCCCGAACCCAAGGCGATCGTGCTGCCGGTGCAGCTGGCGCCCGGCCAGGGCCAGGCCTGGATGCGCCTGGGCCTGATGGACGCGATCGCCGAGCGCCTGCGCGATGCCGGCTTGCCGGTGCTGCCGAGCGACAACGTCGTCGCCCTGGTGCGCCGCTTCGATGCGGATGCCGCCACCGAGGACGTCGTCGCGGCGGCGCTGGCGGCGGCTACGGCGCCGGCCTGGATCTTCGGCGTGCGTGCCGAGGCAGTGGAGACCGGATGGCAGGTGCGCCTGCACGGCCTGTATGGACCCTCGCCGATGCCCACCGGCCTCGGCAGCGCAGCCGATCCGCTGGCGGCGGCCTACCTCGCCGCCGATGATCTCGCGCGCCGGCTCGACCTGACACCGGCCGGCGGCGATGCCGGTGCCGAGGCGCACGACCGCGCGCGCCTGCTGCAGCAGGTCAAGGCGGCCGCCTGGGCCGAGCAGCACGACCAGGCGCGCGTGCTGCTGCAGGCCGCCGCCGCGCGCCACGGCGCGGCACTGGACGTGCGCTACTGGCTGGCCGAGATCGATCACCTGGCCGGCCACGTGCACAAGGCGCAGGCGGCGTTCCGCGCACTGCTGGAAGAACCCCGCCTCGCGCAGGACGCGGTGCTGCAGGCCAAGGTGCACCACGGCCTGGGCTACACCTGCCTGCGCCTGGCCGATTTCCAGGCCGCGGCCGTCCAGTTCG
Protein-coding regions in this window:
- a CDS encoding ECF-type sigma factor, coding for MSESSAADAMADLLARCGAGEPAAAERITPIVYAELKALAARALRGERHGHTLQTTALVNEACLRLLGQRQVDPANRAQLVGLAAQAMRRVLVDYARRRQADKRPHPDQRLAIEEIDLPAAQADLIGLDAVLDRLAQLSPRQARVVDLKFFAGLELEEIAEVLAIARPTVVRDWRMARAWLQRELA
- a CDS encoding winged helix-turn-helix domain-containing protein, with the translated sequence METIRFRDYQIDTALRELWHRGERVALTPRAFDCLAYLIEQRGRAIGRDELIAAVWGRVDATDNLVDQIILRCRRAIGDTGPERYAIRTIPRFGYAWIADVTATPAPAPSRRAAARPAGRVHPLAGRLRARWSQVRERAGRSMRRAARWTGDAHAWRHWRAAAVATLGLLVGSGTPVSRPPPVPAPEPKAIVLPVQLAPGQGQAWMRLGLMDAIAERLRDAGLPVLPSDNVVALVRRFDADAATEDVVAAALAAATAPAWIFGVRAEAVETGWQVRLHGLYGPSPMPTGLGSAADPLAAAYLAADDLARRLDLTPAGGDAGAEAHDRARLLQQVKAAAWAEQHDQARVLLQAAAARHGAALDVRYWLAEIDHLAGHVHKAQAAFRALLEEPRLAQDAVLQAKVHHGLGYTCLRLADFQAAAVQFDQAVRGLAGAATGEARNQLGIALNGRGLARSWLRRFDEAEDDYARARVALESSGDQLALAQLDNNVGALHELRGRPAEALPYFHRAAERAAAFQALQPELGARINIAGSLLGLLEPAAALAQDARIAALLDRVTHPGTRELVNANRVQVLTANGRLHDAAALLQQLRDAPAEGRSEALDAWMQIVAAAHALESGQPARAAELAASALTDALRTTAPHQFVWGQYVAFTAERRQGHLAAAAAIADTVSRRAHAPDDVPEVIVLSALMQAEQAVLHGDDAAAEAAFRQALDQAEHPRAPALILRVSAAHAGYLIDRGRLDEAVAAAGRSAGWALQSYEAALLQLRVYHALADAGAWQVARVRTEVLAGEREIPPELLALPRHAIASR